From Synchiropus splendidus isolate RoL2022-P1 chromosome 10, RoL_Sspl_1.0, whole genome shotgun sequence, the proteins below share one genomic window:
- the col28a2a gene encoding collagen, type XXVIII, alpha 2a, giving the protein MLLSLVPVLLVSAWAGWAQELSEDRVNKRGKSVSPNIHDGQAVLDEDCGLELSFLLDSSESAKDNHEQEKQFAMNLVDKLQGTRLANGRSLSLRVALLQYSSHVIIEQTFGDWRGTENFKSQITPIIYIGHGTYTTYAITNMTRIYMGESDVGSIKVAVLLTDGISHPRNPDIFSAVADAKNQGIRFFTLGITRAANEPANVAQLRLIASSPASTFLHNLQDRDIVGKIATEVTTLANEGCPLAQKCACEKGERGPSGPAGKKGRPGEDGAPGQKGQKGEAGLSGLAGREGAEGKPGYKGDKGERGECGTPGIKGDRGPEGSVGPRGLRGLQGSPGPLGDIGPEGLQGKQGERGPAGPPGIQGETGIGLPGPKGDMGFQGRPGPPGPLGVGEPGPPGPQGPQGVQGERGPHGEGFPGPKGDRGLAGPRGPRGQQGVGTKGEQGDSGPSGPPGPTGPIGVGIQGEKGVEGPRGPPGVRGVPGEGLPGPKGDQGLPGEQGSPGERGIGEPGAKGEPGAAGLGGLPGLPGEDGAPGQKGEPGLPGIRGSEGPPGIGTQGEKGDQGLRGIRGLHGPPGVSGPSGPKGERGVPGQQGLPGQPGRSISGPRGDIGPSGPPGPIGETGLGLPGPKGDRGLPGPAGPIGPKGEGSPGPVGLPGLPGLQGEPGQEGVGIPGPKGDVGFRGPPGLPGPPGEGIQGPPGNAGRPGPPGPNGPAGEGIQGPKGDQGTQGMTGPRGPAGQGLPGPKGDRGLQGERGLKGAKGDLGDPGITGEAGRPGMKGEPGLTREDIIKLIKEICGCGVKCKERPMELVFVIDSSESVGPENFEIVKDFVTRLVERTTVGRNATRIGMVLYSLDVHLEFNLARYMSKEDVKQAIRKMPYMGEGTYTGTAIRKATQEAFFSARPGVRKVAIVITDGQTDKREPVKLDIAVREAHAANIEMYALGIVNSTDPTQAEFLRELDLIASDPDSEHMYLIDDFNTLPALESQLVSQFCEDENGALIYNRVTNGHWNGNNGHGHDVNGNHVNGHGNNGHSFGYNGNSRNGFVYQEDLLHQRRTSSRGRGDTFTLPISSDPLPIQVVEDDDGEDLDLRAQVRGSSNVALINKTGSSFAVREKTASKAVVSSSSSSSSSSVVKIVESNKFQPDEVQAPALDPRCNLSLNQGTCRKYSVQWYYDKQANACAQFWYGGCGGNDNRFETEAECKKTCVLSRTG; this is encoded by the exons ATGCTCCTCTCCTTGGTGCCGGTGTTGCTGGTCTCAGCGTGGGCTGGCTGGGCTCAAGAGTTAAGCGAGGACAGAGTAAATAAGAGAGGCAAATCCGTGTCACCAAATATTCATGATGGTCAAG CTGTTTTGGACGAAGACTGTGGCCTGGAGCTCTCCTTTCTCCTGGACAGCTCTGAGAGCGCCAAGGACAATCACGAGCAGGAGAAGCAGTTCGCCATGAACTTGGTGGATAAACTCCAGGGGACGCGTCTGGCCAACGGCCGGAGCTTGAGTCTGAGGGTAGCTCTGCTCCAGTACAGCAGTCACGTCATCATAGAGCAGACCTTTGGAGACTGGAGGGGGACGGAGAACTTCAAGAGCCAAATCACTCCCATCATTTACATCGGACATGGCACCTACACCACCTACGCCATCACCAACATGACCAGGATCTACATGGGGGAGTCCGACGTCGGGAGCATCAAGGTGGCTGTGCTGCTGACGGACGGCATTTCCCACCCGAGGAACCCGGATATTTTCTCAGCCGTGGCTGATGCCAAAAACCAGGGCATCCGGTTCTTCACTCTGGGCATCACCAGGGCGGCCAATGAACCAGCCAACGTGGCCCAGCTGAGGCTCATCGCCAGCTCTCCCGCCTCCACCTTCCTGCACAACCTGCAGGATCGAGACATAGTCGGGAAAATTGCCACTGAAGTT accACCTTGGCTAATGAAGGG TGCCCGTTGGCTCAGAAATGTGCCTGTGAGAAGGGGGAGCGGGGACCAAGTGGACCTGCG gggAAGAAGGGTCGCCCTGGAGAAGATGGCGCTCCGGGGCAGAAAGGTCAAAAG GGCGAGGCTGGACTGAGTGGTCTCGCCGGGCGAGAGGGAGCTGAG GGTAAACCTGGATACAAAGGAGACAAG GGTGAGCGGGGGGAGTGTGGCACACCAGGAATCAAAGGAGACCGG GGTCCTGAGGGTTCAGTCGGCCCAAGAGGACTGAGAGGCCTGCAG GGGTCACCAGGACCACTGGGAGACATCGGACCAGAGGGGCTGCAGGGCAAGCAG GGTGAACGTGGACCAGCAGGTCCTCCTGGGATTCAGGGCGAAACTGGCATCGGGCTTCCTGGACCAAAA GGTGACATGGGATTCCAGGGTCGTCCAGGGCCACCTGGACCACTTGGAGTGGGTGAACCTGGCCCACCG GGACCTCAAGGACCACAAGGTGTTCAAGGAGAAAGGGGACCTCATGGCGAAGGCTTTCCAGGCCCAAAA GGTGATCGAGGGCTGGCTGGACCCCGAGGACCCAGAGGACAGCAGGGTGTAGGGACCAAGGGGGAGCAG ggtgACTCTGGGCCCTCAGGTCCTCCAGGTCCCACTGGCCCAATTGGTGTGGGCATACAAGGAGAGAAG GGAGTTGAAGGTCCACGAGGTCCACCAGGTGTCAGAGGTGTCCCAGGAGAAGGTCTACCTGGACCTAAG GGAGATCAAGGTTTGCCTGGAGAGCAGGGTTCTCCTGGAGAGAGAGGCATAGGGGAACCGGGTGCAAAG GGAGAGCCCGGAGCTGCTGGTTTAGGAGGTCTGCCAGGACTTCCAGGAGAGGATGGAGCTCCAGGGCAGAAG ggAGAACCCGGGTTACCTGGTATTAGAGGGTCTGAGGGTCCTCCGGGGATTGGCACCCAGGGGGAGAAG GGAGACCAAGGTTTGAGGGGCATCCGAGGGCTACATGGTCCACCTGGGGTATCAGGCCCATCAGGACCAAAG GGTGAACGTGGGGTCCCAGGCCAGCAGGGTCTGCCTGGACAGCCTGGACGCTCCATAAGTGGGCCCAGG GGAGACATTGGTCCTTCTGGACCCCCTGGCCCAATCGGTGAAACAGGTCTTGGTCTTCCTGGTCCCAAG GGTGATCGAGGCCTACCTGGTCCAGCCGGACCAATTGGTCCAAAAGGCGAAGGCAGCCCTGGCCCTGTG GGTCTTCCTGGGCTACCAGGCTTGCAGGGTGAGCCCGGCCAAGAAGGAGTGGGAATTCCAGGACCAAAGGGTGACGTTGGTTTTAGGGGACCACCAGGTCTTCCTGGGCCACCTGGCGAGGGTATCCAAGGACCACCA GGAAATGCAGGAAGACCAGGGCCCCCTGGACCAAATGGACCCGCAGGAGAGGGCATTCAAGGTCCAAAG GGTGACCAAGGAACACAAGGTATGACCGGGCCTAGAGGACCTGCAGGACAAGGCTTACCTGGACCAAAA GGTGACCGTGGGTTACAGGGTGAAAGAGGACTGAAGGGTGCAAAAGGAGATTTAGGCGATCCTGGAATCACCGGAGAGGCG GGACGACCAGGAATGAAAGGAGAACCAGGCCTGACG AGAGAAGACATTATCAAGCTGATTAAAGAAATCTGTG GATGTGGCGTCAAGTGCAAAGAGCGACCGATGGAGCTGGTGTTCGTCATCGACAGCTCCGAGAGCGTCGGCCCTGAGAATTTCGAAATCGTCAAAGACTTTGTCACCAGATTGGTGGAACGGACAACAGTTGGACGCAACGCCACAAGGATTGGAATGGTCCTTTACAGTCTGGATGTTCATTTAGAGTTCAACCTGGCTCGCTACATGAGCAAGGAAGATGTCAAGCAGGCCATCCGGAAGATGCCCTACATGGGTGAGGGCACGTACACCGGCACTGCCATCAGAAAGGCCACCCAGGAAGCTTTCTTTAGCGCCCGACCGGGTGTCAGGAAAGTAGCCATCGTCATCACTGATGGTCAGACTGACAAACGGGAGCCTGTGAAGCTTGATATCGCTGTGCGGGAGGCTCATGCCGCCAACATTGAAATGTACGCTTTGGGGATTGTAAATTCCACTGATCCAACGCAGGCTGAGTTCTTGAGAGAGCTTGATCTCATCGCTTCTGACCCTGACAGCGAACACATGTATCTTATTGATGATTTCAACACACTCCCAG CGCTGGAGTCCCAACTGGTCAGTCAGTTCTGTGAAGATGAAAATGGAGCTCTGATCTACAACCGTGTCACAAATGGACACTGGAACGGCAACAATGGACATGGACATGACGTAAATGGTAACCATGTCAATGGCCATGGCAATAACGGTCACAGCTTTGGCTATAACGGAAATAGCCGCAATGGTTTTGTCTACCAAGAGGACCTCCTACACCAGAGACGCACCAGCAGCCGAGGCAGAGGAGACACCTTCACACTGCCCATCAGTTCCGATCCCCTTCCTATCCAG GTcgtagaggatgatgatggtgaagatctAGATTTAAGGGCACAGGTGAGGGGCAGCAGCAATGTGGCGTTAATCAACAAAACTGGATCGTCCTTTGCTGTGAGAGAGAAAACTGCGTCAAAAGCAGTAGtgtcatcatcgtcgtcatcatcatcatcctcagttGTGAAAATTGTGGAATCAAATAAGTTTCAGCCAGACGAAGTTCAAG CTCCTGCCTTGGATCCACGTTGTAACCTCAGCTTAAACCAGGGAACTTGCCGTAAATACAGCGTCCAATGGTACTATGACAAGCAGGCAAACGCCTGTGCTCAGTTCTGGTATGGAGGCTGCGGTGGAAATGACAACCGTTTTGAAACCGAA
- the LOC128765601 gene encoding ATP synthase subunit beta, mitochondrial-like: protein MFSAVGRCSRAALQAFKPSINPLKTSGGRHVALNSNRAYAAPAAQAALANGRIVAVIGAVVDVQFDEGLPPILNALEVAGRESRLVLEVAQHLGENTVRTIAMDGTEGLVRGQKVLDTGAPIRIPVGPETLGRIMNVIGEPIDERGPISTKQTAPIHAEAPEFTDMSVEQEILVTGIKVVDLLAPYAKGGKIGLFGGAGVGKTVLIMELINNVAKAHGGYSVFAGVGERTREGNDLYHEMIESGVINLKDTTSKVALVYGQMNEPPGARARVALTGLTVAEYFRDQEGQDVLLFIDNIFRFTQAGSEVSALLGRIPSAVGYQPTLATDMGTMQERITTTKKGSITSVQAIYVPADDLTDPAPATTFAHLDATTVLSRAIAELGIYPAVDPLDSTSRIMDPNIVGAEHYDVARGVQKILQDYKSLQDIIAILGMDELSEEDKLTVARARKIQRFLSQPFQVAEVFTGHLGKLVPLKETIKGFQSILAGEYDALPEQAFYMVGPIEEVVQKAEKLAEEHS from the exons ATGTTCTCCGCCGTGGGACGCTGCAGCCGTGCGGCTCTGCAGGCCTTTAAACCCTCAATCAACCCACTGAAGACCAGCGGTGGAAGACATGTGGCTCTCAACTCCA ATCGAGCTTATGCTGCCCCAGCTGCCCAGGCAGCACTGGCCAATGGCCGGATTGTAGCAGTCATCGGTGCAGTGGTGGATGTCCAGTTCGATGAAGGCCTCCCACCAATTCTCAATGCGTTGGAGGTGGCTGGCCGGGAGAGCAGGCTCGTCCTGGAGGTGGCGCAGCATTTAG GTGAAAACACCGTCAGGACAATCGCTATGGATGGCACTGAGGGTCTTGTCCGTGGTCAGAAAGTCCTGGACACTGGAGCACCAATCAGAATCCCGGTGGGCCCAGAAACCTTGGGCCGGATTATGAATGTTATTGGGGAACCCATTGATGAGAGGGGCCCAATCAGCACCAAACA GACTGCTCCCATCCATGCTGAGGCGCCAGAGTTCACAGACATGAGTGTGGAGCAGGAGATTCTGGTCACCGGCATCAAGGTGGTGGATCTGCTGGCTCCATATGCCAAAGGAGGAAAAATCG GCCTGTTCGGTGGAGCCGGCGTTGGCAAGACTGTGTTGATCATGGAGCTGATCAACAACGTGGCCAAAGCTCACGGAGGTTACTCTGTGTTTGCTGGTGTTGGAGAGAGAACAAGAGAGGGAAATGACTTGTACCACGAGATGATCGAATCTGGGGTCATAAACCTGAAGGACACCACGTCCAAG GTGGCGCTGGTGTACGGTCAGATGAATGAGCCACCCGGCGCTCGTGCCAGAGTGGCCCTGACTGGCCTGACCGTGGCTGAATATTTCCGTGATCAGGAGGGACAGGATGTGCTTCTTTTCATCGACAACATCTTCAGGTTCACACAGGCAGGATCAGAG GTGTCTGCCCTGTTGGGTCGCATCCCCTCTGCTGTGGGTTACCAGCCCACCCTGGCCACCGACATGGGCACCATGCAGGAGAGAATTACGACCACCAAGAAAGGCTCCATCACATCAGTACAA GCCATCTACGTCCCAGCTGATGATTTAACTGACCCGGCTCCTGCCACTACTTTTGCCCACTTGGACGCCACAACTGTACTGTCCCGAGCTATTGCTGAGCTCGGCATCTACCCGGCTGTGGACCCGCTGGATTCCACTTCCCGTATCATGGACCCAAACATAGTTGGTGCTGAGCATTATGATGTTGCTAGGGGCGTCCAGAAAATCCTCCAG GATTATAAATCGCTGCAGGACATCATTGCTATTTTGGGAATGGATGAATTGTCTGAAGAGGACAAGCTGACTGTCGCGCGTGCTCGTAAGATCCAGCGCTTCTTGTCTCAGCCTTTCCAGGTGGCTGAGGTCTTCACTGGCCACTTGGGCAAGCTTGTTCCTCTGAAGGAGACCATCAAGGGCTTCCAGAGTATTTTGGCAG GTGAATATGATGCCCTGCCAGAGCAGGCCTTCTACATGGTGGGGCCTATTGAAGAGGTCGTCCAAAAAGCTGAGAAACTGGCTGAAGAGCATTCCTAA
- the zgc:172182 gene encoding coiled-coil domain-containing protein 89 isoform X2, with protein MLTKKLTTLSTEEIAELGMLQARTLEQSNLFGTMKQRHDELHLQCQTLEKINAELESQMKSSQEALEEQRKKAEMLEKRFRDLAANNEAIIVFKNEYKMQNAQLKRENTHLQEENDSLFSQKLHDSQMTVQKLKQDLNRLQEGFTNKEKEYKEKIARYELKLLKQTSEHQEQETLQCGQIEDLQRRHEDALEMCKDLKVQLQHAKEAHDVRETSLQHDITSLTKERDKLSQLNIERGKLLQEKEKEILQLQMKYKDERKSRIKAEDRFVLEAEVVNADTKVKNLMKKYTVLNTEFEAFKEHSNRLLEKERELNKVLRHLH; from the exons ATGCTAACAAAGAAACTTACAACTCTGTCAACGGAGGAAATAGCAGAACTTGGGATGCTGCAGGCCAGAACTCTTGAACAGTCTAATTTGTTTGGCACCATGAAGCAGAGACACGATGAGCTGCACCTCCAGTGCCAAACCCTGGAGAAAATCAACGCAGAGCTGGAGTCCCAAATGAAAAGCAGTCAAGAAGCTCTGGAGGAACAACGGAAGAAAGCcgagatgctggagaaaagattCCGGGATTTGGCGGCTAACAATGAAGCCATTATCGTTTTTAAGAATGAGTACAAAATGCAGAATGCTCAGTTGAAGCGGGAAAATACTCATCTGCAGGAAGAGAATGATTCACTGTTCTCCCAGAAACTTCATGATTCACAGATGACTGTCCAAAAACTGAAGCAAGATTTGAATCGGCTGCAAGAAGGGTTCACAAATAAGGAAAAGGAATACAA GGAGAAAATAGCAAGATATGAGTTAAAACTTCTGAAACAAACTTCTGAGCATCAGGAGCAGGAGACTTTGCAGTGTGGTCAAATTGAAGATCTTCAGCGACGTCACGAGGATGCTCTGGAAATGTGTAAAG ACCTGAAGGTTCAGCTTCAACATGCCAAGGAGGCCCATGACGTGAGGGAGACCAGTTTGCAACACGACATAACAAGCCTCACCAAAGAGAGAGACAAGTTGTCGCAGCTCAACATAGAAAGAGGGAAGCTACTGCAG gaaaaagaaaaggaaatccTGCAGCTACAGATGAAATACAAGGACGAGAGGAAGTCCAGAATCAAAGCAGAAGACCG GTTTGTGCTCGAAGCAGAAGTTGTAAACGCAGATACCAAAGTGAAAAATCTCATGAAAAAGTACACAGTGCTGAACACG GAGTTTGAAGCCTTCAAAGAACACAGCAACAGACTTCTTGAGAAGGAACGGGAGCTGAATAAAGTCCTGCGACATCTGCATTAA
- the zgc:172182 gene encoding coiled-coil domain-containing protein 89 isoform X1 gives MEHIDGDGMLTKKLTTLSTEEIAELGMLQARTLEQSNLFGTMKQRHDELHLQCQTLEKINAELESQMKSSQEALEEQRKKAEMLEKRFRDLAANNEAIIVFKNEYKMQNAQLKRENTHLQEENDSLFSQKLHDSQMTVQKLKQDLNRLQEGFTNKEKEYKEKIARYELKLLKQTSEHQEQETLQCGQIEDLQRRHEDALEMCKDLKVQLQHAKEAHDVRETSLQHDITSLTKERDKLSQLNIERGKLLQEKEKEILQLQMKYKDERKSRIKAEDRFVLEAEVVNADTKVKNLMKKYTVLNTEFEAFKEHSNRLLEKERELNKVLRHLH, from the exons ATGGAG CACATTGACGGAGACGGGATGCTAACAAAGAAACTTACAACTCTGTCAACGGAGGAAATAGCAGAACTTGGGATGCTGCAGGCCAGAACTCTTGAACAGTCTAATTTGTTTGGCACCATGAAGCAGAGACACGATGAGCTGCACCTCCAGTGCCAAACCCTGGAGAAAATCAACGCAGAGCTGGAGTCCCAAATGAAAAGCAGTCAAGAAGCTCTGGAGGAACAACGGAAGAAAGCcgagatgctggagaaaagattCCGGGATTTGGCGGCTAACAATGAAGCCATTATCGTTTTTAAGAATGAGTACAAAATGCAGAATGCTCAGTTGAAGCGGGAAAATACTCATCTGCAGGAAGAGAATGATTCACTGTTCTCCCAGAAACTTCATGATTCACAGATGACTGTCCAAAAACTGAAGCAAGATTTGAATCGGCTGCAAGAAGGGTTCACAAATAAGGAAAAGGAATACAA GGAGAAAATAGCAAGATATGAGTTAAAACTTCTGAAACAAACTTCTGAGCATCAGGAGCAGGAGACTTTGCAGTGTGGTCAAATTGAAGATCTTCAGCGACGTCACGAGGATGCTCTGGAAATGTGTAAAG ACCTGAAGGTTCAGCTTCAACATGCCAAGGAGGCCCATGACGTGAGGGAGACCAGTTTGCAACACGACATAACAAGCCTCACCAAAGAGAGAGACAAGTTGTCGCAGCTCAACATAGAAAGAGGGAAGCTACTGCAG gaaaaagaaaaggaaatccTGCAGCTACAGATGAAATACAAGGACGAGAGGAAGTCCAGAATCAAAGCAGAAGACCG GTTTGTGCTCGAAGCAGAAGTTGTAAACGCAGATACCAAAGTGAAAAATCTCATGAAAAAGTACACAGTGCTGAACACG GAGTTTGAAGCCTTCAAAGAACACAGCAACAGACTTCTTGAGAAGGAACGGGAGCTGAATAAAGTCCTGCGACATCTGCATTAA